A portion of the Granulosicoccus antarcticus IMCC3135 genome contains these proteins:
- a CDS encoding MxaL protein → MKAFLHNRLVNYFPLIASGLLLMALLLPNVDRATPVNRYLLVFDISQSMNVEDATVDQQLGNRLAVSRTAARELIRSLPCGSEVGYAVFTATKTITLLTPLDVCEHYNGLLVSLAAIDGSMRFRNASSVGKGVHQSLRAASTLGDDVAIVMFTDGHEAPPLRHGQTGMPKSEGHDVNGFIIGVGGDQPMRIPKVDNNGQSVGFWQAGEVTQLPPDESRGMPGQELSSLREPHLRQLSQLSGLQYLRLADTDTFVQTLTDTSFAVRQSTPTSIGWIPASIALLLLCLRFVPTKRWRSD, encoded by the coding sequence GTGAAAGCATTCCTGCATAATCGCCTCGTCAACTACTTCCCACTGATTGCCAGTGGGCTTCTGCTGATGGCCCTGCTGCTGCCGAACGTGGACAGAGCCACGCCGGTCAACCGATATCTGCTGGTATTTGATATTTCTCAAAGCATGAATGTCGAGGATGCTACCGTCGATCAGCAGCTCGGCAATCGTCTGGCAGTCTCCCGAACAGCTGCCCGGGAGCTGATTCGTTCTCTGCCCTGCGGCTCCGAAGTCGGCTATGCCGTATTCACTGCCACCAAAACCATTACCTTGCTGACGCCTCTGGATGTCTGCGAACACTACAACGGTCTGCTGGTGTCTCTTGCTGCCATCGATGGCAGCATGCGCTTCAGGAATGCCAGCAGTGTAGGCAAAGGTGTGCATCAAAGTTTGCGCGCCGCCAGCACTCTGGGAGACGATGTGGCCATTGTCATGTTCACCGACGGTCATGAGGCTCCCCCTCTGCGTCATGGCCAGACAGGCATGCCCAAATCCGAAGGTCACGATGTCAACGGCTTCATCATTGGCGTGGGGGGAGACCAGCCGATGAGAATTCCCAAGGTCGACAACAATGGTCAGTCAGTGGGTTTCTGGCAAGCCGGGGAGGTCACTCAGCTGCCCCCGGATGAAAGCAGAGGCATGCCAGGACAGGAATTGTCATCGCTGCGTGAACCTCATCTCAGGCAATTGAGCCAACTCAGTGGCTTGCAGTACCTCCGACTCGCCGATACGGACACCTTCGTACAGACGCTGACAGACACCTCTTTTGCTGTTCGACAGTCCACACCGACCAGCATTGGCTGGATTCCTGCCTCCATTGCCCTCTTGTTGCTTTGCCTGCGCTTTGTTCCGACAAAACGGTGGCGTTCGGACTGA
- a CDS encoding EVE domain-containing protein codes for MNYWLFKSEPDAFSIDDLKAMKGKKDHWDGIRNYQARNLMRDDMKKGDLGFFYHSSCKVPGIVGIVEVVREAYPDFTALDPESKYYDPKASEENPRWVMVDVKFKKKLKKVLSLEYLRTVDELSEMLLLRKGSRLSIQPVMESQWLTILELSAE; via the coding sequence ATGAATTACTGGCTATTCAAATCTGAGCCGGACGCATTCAGTATTGATGACCTGAAAGCAATGAAGGGCAAAAAAGATCATTGGGATGGCATTCGCAACTACCAGGCGAGAAACCTGATGCGTGATGATATGAAAAAAGGCGATCTGGGCTTCTTCTATCACTCCAGTTGCAAGGTCCCCGGAATTGTCGGGATCGTTGAAGTGGTGCGCGAAGCCTATCCGGATTTCACGGCGCTGGATCCGGAGTCAAAATACTACGACCCCAAGGCCAGCGAAGAGAACCCACGCTGGGTCATGGTGGATGTGAAGTTCAAGAAAAAACTCAAGAAGGTGCTGTCGTTGGAATACCTGCGAACGGTTGATGAGCTGAGTGAAATGCTGCTCTTGCGCAAGGGCAGTCGTTTGTCGATCCAGCCGGTTATGGAGTCGCAGTGGCTGACGATTCTGGAGTTATCGGCCGAATAG
- a CDS encoding vWA domain-containing protein, with protein sequence MSAAHSFDLLYAPLLLLLPLALLPWFNGRADTLTFSHNAFLPHDNKARWLDRAWRTLASAAIAVLILGLAGPGKSSQQVERIGRGAEISILLDRSASMDANIRRKLPEAWEAARPSESKSEVVRGALLDLLKQRPDNRYALTLFNVVATRVSPFTDDVKLIESGLQASAIGRGPSETNMGLALLTAIDSFEGRPYTGSRAIVLVSDGGAKLDEAVQAKISRGLKQYRVSLYFVYIQSSPNSPDLERLGLQTDSTVEEVGLHLFFKGLGVDYHVYQANDPESMANAVAQIDAQQNLPLTYLESIPRIDYRQSCFIVALIGCLLISAIGATRMEHWT encoded by the coding sequence ATGAGCGCCGCCCATTCCTTTGATCTGCTCTATGCACCACTATTGCTATTGCTGCCGCTCGCCTTGTTGCCCTGGTTCAATGGTCGCGCCGATACCCTTACGTTCTCGCATAATGCTTTTCTGCCGCACGACAACAAGGCTCGCTGGCTTGATCGAGCCTGGCGTACACTGGCCAGTGCGGCCATTGCCGTATTGATCCTCGGCCTTGCAGGACCTGGTAAATCCAGCCAACAGGTCGAACGTATTGGTCGAGGTGCGGAGATTTCCATACTGCTGGATCGTAGCGCCAGCATGGATGCCAATATCCGGCGCAAATTGCCCGAAGCCTGGGAGGCAGCACGTCCCTCTGAATCGAAAAGCGAAGTCGTACGTGGCGCACTGCTGGATCTTCTCAAACAACGCCCCGACAACCGCTACGCCCTGACACTATTCAATGTGGTTGCCACACGCGTCTCGCCATTTACCGATGACGTCAAACTGATTGAATCCGGACTGCAAGCCAGTGCTATCGGACGCGGTCCCAGCGAGACCAATATGGGTCTTGCGCTACTGACCGCCATCGATTCCTTTGAAGGCAGGCCGTATACCGGCAGTCGGGCCATCGTACTGGTCTCCGATGGTGGTGCGAAACTTGACGAAGCGGTTCAGGCGAAAATCAGCCGTGGGCTCAAGCAGTACCGCGTCAGTCTCTACTTCGTCTACATCCAGAGCAGCCCCAACAGTCCTGATCTGGAACGACTGGGTCTGCAAACAGACTCAACGGTCGAAGAGGTCGGATTGCATCTGTTCTTCAAGGGACTGGGCGTGGATTATCATGTCTACCAGGCCAATGATCCGGAATCGATGGCCAATGCCGTCGCGCAGATAGACGCCCAACAAAACCTGCCCCTGACCTACCTGGAGTCCATTCCCAGGATCGACTACCGACAGTCATGTTTTATCGTTGCACTCATCGGCTGTCTTCTGATTTCGGCGATAGGGGCAACAAGAATGGAGCATTGGACATGA
- a CDS encoding RedB protein: MMSQSDKRLGAMIGLWLGLAGTALFVMADYGSQPGQAGVAPTLWPSEASSGIVPTTGKPTVVLFAHPLCPCTRATLVELEGMTNRLYGQFDLHVLFYQPADVSAMPDIWAASDLRRIANSLPGTQSHTDVDGELAKYFGAYTSGQVLLYGTDAKLRFAGGITPSRGHAGSNRGSATLISSILGDTGVDPLAPVLNPVFGCGLHEERDDDRKLPTGLVSQHSQELQNPLNNQNRKYRQTPMILANRV; encoded by the coding sequence ATGATGTCTCAGTCTGACAAACGTCTAGGAGCCATGATCGGTCTCTGGCTGGGACTGGCAGGAACAGCCTTGTTCGTGATGGCCGACTACGGTTCCCAGCCCGGTCAGGCAGGTGTCGCTCCGACGCTATGGCCCTCAGAGGCATCCAGCGGCATTGTGCCCACAACGGGCAAGCCGACCGTTGTACTGTTTGCCCATCCATTGTGTCCTTGCACCCGGGCCACCCTCGTGGAGCTGGAAGGCATGACCAATCGTCTCTACGGACAGTTCGACCTGCATGTGCTCTTTTATCAACCGGCCGATGTATCCGCAATGCCTGATATTTGGGCGGCCTCAGATCTCAGACGCATAGCAAACAGTTTGCCCGGCACCCAATCGCATACTGATGTTGATGGCGAGCTGGCGAAATATTTTGGTGCTTACACCTCGGGTCAGGTGTTGTTGTATGGCACCGACGCAAAGCTTCGATTTGCAGGCGGTATCACACCGTCTCGCGGCCATGCCGGCTCGAACCGTGGAAGCGCCACGCTGATCAGTTCTATCCTCGGCGATACAGGCGTTGATCCTCTGGCACCGGTATTGAACCCCGTCTTTGGATGCGGCTTGCACGAAGAGCGGGACGATGATCGCAAGTTGCCGACGGGTCTCGTCAGCCAGCATTCTCAAGAATTACAGAACCCGTTGAATAATCAAAACCGGAAGTACAGGCAGACCCCGATGATATTGGCGAACCGAGTATAG
- a CDS encoding C40 family peptidase: protein MQTPTVDLAVHVNAPIVTVFAQPAADARCTSEALYGEVIEVLAKQGDWLEIRQQRDGYKGFVEARHLTKPDSSASPVNSHWVSQRSTLLFQQADLKSPLSHRIPFGSELALSDTTTHSFSKTACGHYVWTAHCLPLSESHPANPLELASSLFLGSPYLWGGRSPAGIDCSGLVQALARSQGITLPRDSGDQEVWLQTDVEADDYRAMDLVFWPGHTGILISTDQILHATAHTLNCLIEPLDDVISRAGPVSSVKRIF from the coding sequence TTGCAAACACCCACAGTCGATTTAGCAGTGCACGTGAATGCTCCCATCGTCACCGTTTTCGCACAACCGGCGGCCGACGCCAGATGCACCAGCGAAGCACTGTATGGCGAAGTGATCGAGGTGCTGGCAAAACAGGGTGACTGGCTTGAGATACGGCAACAGCGCGATGGCTATAAAGGTTTTGTTGAAGCACGACATCTGACAAAGCCGGACTCATCGGCATCACCTGTCAATTCACACTGGGTCTCCCAACGCAGCACCTTGTTGTTCCAACAGGCCGATCTGAAAAGCCCACTGAGCCATCGCATCCCCTTCGGCTCGGAACTGGCGCTGAGCGACACCACAACCCATTCTTTCAGCAAGACTGCCTGCGGACATTACGTCTGGACAGCTCACTGCCTACCCCTGTCCGAGAGCCATCCCGCTAACCCACTGGAACTGGCAAGCTCGCTGTTTCTGGGTAGCCCCTATCTCTGGGGCGGACGCTCACCGGCAGGTATTGATTGCTCTGGCCTGGTCCAAGCTCTGGCTCGTTCGCAAGGCATTACCTTGCCGCGCGACAGCGGTGACCAGGAGGTCTGGCTGCAAACCGATGTGGAGGCCGATGATTATCGAGCCATGGACCTGGTTTTCTGGCCCGGCCACACCGGCATACTGATCTCAACTGACCAGATTCTGCATGCCACAGCCCATACCTTGAACTGTCTTATCGAACCGCTCGACGATGTCATCTCCCGTGCAGGTCCAGTAAGTTCGGTCAAACGGATTTTTTGA
- a CDS encoding YHS domain-containing (seleno)protein yields MPKARLLITTVMLLLFTLGNTWAAERINTLEKQGLFSYQPNGIAIRGYDTVAYFTQGKPLEGKKQFVTEWQGATWRFASQEHLDLFKSEPEKYAPQYGGYCAYGVAQSNLVKIEPDQWTIYDDKLYLNYNAKLNEEWKQDIPGFIKTGDELFESLLKTQ; encoded by the coding sequence ATGCCTAAGGCAAGACTTCTGATAACAACCGTAATGCTGCTGTTATTTACCCTGGGCAATACCTGGGCGGCAGAGCGCATCAACACACTTGAAAAACAGGGACTATTCAGTTATCAGCCAAATGGAATAGCTATCCGTGGTTACGATACCGTCGCCTATTTCACGCAAGGAAAACCCCTGGAAGGCAAAAAGCAGTTCGTGACTGAATGGCAGGGAGCCACCTGGAGATTTGCCTCTCAGGAACACCTGGATCTGTTCAAGAGCGAACCGGAAAAATACGCGCCGCAATATGGTGGTTATTGCGCCTATGGGGTCGCACAGAGCAATCTGGTAAAAATAGAGCCGGACCAGTGGACTATTTACGACGACAAGCTCTATCTCAATTACAACGCCAAACTGAACGAAGAATGGAAGCAGGACATTCCAGGCTTCATAAAGACCGGTGACGAGCTGTTTGAATCACTGTTGAAAACTCAATGA
- a CDS encoding TetR/AcrR family transcriptional regulator, whose product MPWEKSFDEEVAVSKAMDVFWQKGFEPASIADLIAETGITRGSLYNAFGGKEQLFIRALQKYDQEYRCAMLTELEALDDPMLTLRKFFDGIVADTLADPLKKGCFLINTSSDLAIHGEAVNQIVRDGLRELESFFSRNIKQAQARKELPLSLDPEASAKGLLSMVVAIRVLGRGMLDAAALNTLAAQAMRLLH is encoded by the coding sequence ATGCCCTGGGAAAAATCATTTGATGAAGAAGTGGCGGTCTCCAAAGCCATGGATGTGTTCTGGCAGAAGGGCTTTGAACCGGCTTCCATCGCCGATCTGATTGCTGAAACAGGGATTACTCGCGGCAGTCTCTACAATGCCTTTGGTGGCAAAGAGCAGTTGTTTATCCGGGCGCTGCAGAAGTATGACCAGGAATATCGCTGTGCAATGCTGACAGAGCTGGAAGCCCTCGATGATCCGATGCTAACGCTGCGCAAATTCTTCGATGGCATCGTTGCCGATACATTGGCAGATCCATTGAAAAAGGGGTGTTTTCTGATTAATACATCGTCCGATCTTGCCATTCATGGCGAGGCGGTCAATCAGATTGTGCGCGATGGCTTGCGTGAGCTTGAATCGTTCTTTTCACGCAATATCAAGCAGGCTCAAGCTCGCAAGGAGCTGCCTCTGAGTCTCGATCCGGAGGCCAGCGCCAAAGGCTTGTTATCGATGGTGGTTGCGATTCGTGTATTGGGGCGCGGGATGCTGGATGCCGCAGCACTCAATACCCTGGCTGCTCAGGCTATGCGCCTGCTGCACTAG
- a CDS encoding DEAD/DEAH box helicase, which yields MPDTNAVQHFSDLALPDAVLRAVQAVGYETPTPIQSRTIPPLVEGRDLLGHAPTGTGKTAAFALPILARMDMNAQGVQALVLAPTRELAIQVAEAFAKYATHMKNLRVLPIYGGQDYTGQIRQLNRGVNVVVGTPGRIMDHMRRGTLKLDNLKTLVLDEADEMLRMGFIDDVEWILEQTPPTRQMALFSATMPSVIRRIAAKHLTDPVEINVESTAATAASIRQRYWVVSGLHKLDALTRILEAETFDGMIVFVRTRTATTEIADKLSARGFAASAMNGDMPQKQREQMVNKLKKGQLDILVATDVVARGLDVDRISHVVNYDIPSDTESYVHRIGRTGRAGRTGDAILFVTQRERRLLGTIERATRQKIEPLQLPTIEMVNNKRIADFKQSISDNLATGELSYLQRLIEDFSRDHDIPAERVAAALARMYLGDQPLILTDKNDHSERKAKQRKERDDRRPAAASERPERVRQDSRPVPSRDSNPYSKPEAAAAAPQAAAKHTDSPVAKPASEPAEKAVVHQEVTDDSRASRRRAADEAAMEMENFRVEVGETHGVKPENLMGAIANEAGLDAAFIGRIKIHDSYSTVELPSGMPKFLLKDLKRIWVCERQLNMSKVSDSSAGSSAPSASRKPKSLDGGHKAPKKAASESGSKEKSGSGGSNSAPKTDAKGEVRKKERHRDRKSKGKSGK from the coding sequence ATGCCCGATACCAATGCTGTACAGCACTTTTCAGACCTTGCACTGCCTGACGCCGTCTTGCGCGCAGTCCAAGCCGTAGGTTACGAAACACCTACCCCCATACAGTCTCGTACTATTCCACCTCTGGTGGAAGGTCGGGACCTGCTCGGGCACGCGCCCACAGGAACCGGCAAGACGGCCGCGTTTGCCTTGCCAATTCTGGCTCGAATGGATATGAATGCCCAAGGCGTTCAAGCACTGGTTCTCGCCCCCACACGCGAACTTGCCATTCAGGTAGCTGAGGCATTTGCCAAGTATGCCACCCACATGAAAAATCTGCGGGTGCTGCCTATCTATGGAGGCCAGGACTACACCGGCCAGATCCGTCAACTCAACCGCGGCGTGAATGTCGTTGTAGGTACCCCCGGACGCATCATGGACCACATGCGCCGTGGCACTCTTAAACTGGACAATCTCAAGACCCTGGTTCTGGATGAAGCAGACGAAATGCTTCGTATGGGATTCATCGACGATGTCGAATGGATTCTGGAGCAAACGCCACCCACCCGTCAGATGGCGCTGTTCTCAGCCACCATGCCTTCCGTCATTCGCCGTATTGCGGCCAAACACTTGACCGATCCGGTTGAGATCAACGTAGAAAGCACAGCAGCCACAGCCGCCTCGATTCGTCAGCGCTACTGGGTTGTCAGCGGCCTGCACAAGCTTGATGCACTCACTCGAATTCTGGAAGCCGAAACCTTCGACGGCATGATCGTGTTCGTCAGAACCCGAACGGCCACCACAGAAATTGCCGACAAACTCAGCGCTCGTGGCTTTGCAGCCTCTGCCATGAATGGCGACATGCCGCAAAAACAACGCGAGCAGATGGTCAACAAGCTCAAGAAAGGCCAACTGGACATTCTGGTGGCCACTGATGTGGTTGCCCGTGGACTGGACGTCGATCGCATCAGTCATGTTGTCAACTATGACATCCCTTCCGACACTGAATCCTACGTCCATCGCATTGGCCGAACAGGTCGTGCCGGACGTACTGGTGATGCAATCCTGTTTGTCACCCAGCGCGAACGTCGCCTGCTGGGCACCATCGAACGGGCTACACGTCAGAAAATCGAACCTCTGCAATTGCCGACCATCGAGATGGTCAACAACAAGCGCATCGCAGATTTCAAGCAAAGCATCAGCGACAATCTTGCCACTGGCGAGCTGAGCTACCTGCAACGCCTGATCGAAGATTTCTCACGTGATCACGACATTCCTGCCGAGCGCGTCGCAGCGGCACTGGCACGGATGTACCTGGGCGACCAGCCACTGATACTCACTGACAAGAACGACCATAGTGAGCGCAAGGCGAAGCAACGCAAGGAACGAGACGATCGTCGTCCAGCAGCAGCCAGCGAACGGCCGGAACGCGTCAGACAGGACTCTCGTCCGGTACCTTCACGCGATTCAAATCCGTACAGCAAGCCAGAAGCAGCTGCGGCTGCACCTCAGGCAGCTGCAAAGCATACCGACAGCCCTGTTGCGAAGCCTGCTTCCGAACCTGCTGAAAAAGCTGTTGTTCATCAGGAAGTTACTGATGATTCGCGTGCCTCCCGTCGCCGTGCAGCTGATGAAGCTGCCATGGAAATGGAGAACTTCCGCGTTGAAGTCGGCGAAACCCACGGGGTCAAGCCCGAGAATCTGATGGGTGCTATTGCCAACGAAGCCGGACTAGATGCCGCTTTCATTGGTCGCATCAAGATTCACGACAGCTACAGCACGGTTGAACTGCCATCGGGTATGCCCAAGTTCCTGCTGAAGGATCTCAAGCGCATCTGGGTCTGCGAGCGTCAGCTCAATATGTCCAAGGTCTCTGACTCATCCGCAGGCAGCAGTGCACCCAGTGCCAGTCGCAAGCCCAAGTCTTTAGACGGTGGTCACAAAGCTCCCAAGAAAGCAGCTTCGGAGTCTGGCAGCAAAGAAAAATCTGGTAGTGGCGGCAGCAACTCAGCACCCAAGACAGATGCGAAAGGCGAAGTACGCAAGAAAGAGCGTCATCGTGACCGGAAGAGCAAAGGTAAGTCTGGCAAATAG
- a CDS encoding methyl-accepting chemotaxis protein — MKNLAELGRADVSILSTANDDEKRLADEQSAKAESIYRLEQQKFHCRIDKFFICLFCVQWPAAVLLALYMTPTTWAGSQSSVHLHVFIAVGLGGLLTLFPAWLARSRPGSPVTRHVIAASTMLFTAIFIHLSGGRDEGHFHFFMMMAFIALYFDWRVVLTGIVVGALDHVLRSVLFPMSIFGVLQTPWFQLLRHVGWVGFEGAVLFYACRLIDIDKRRAASQLAISQSRAAENIRLLEQNELVNVEKAAQQAQAAELAAEKRRVQKELLATAEDNVREEKQAAESLRLQVHSLLQSVNQAVAGNLEATIEVKGDDSLGQIGQGLERLLQSLSHAFVEIGANTNTLAEAANELALTSRELNHDATETSVRVERVASSAALINNCVQSTAVSTEEMNVAIREVARCASDAVTVGQDAVALAEQANTTVGQLSESSTGIGNVLKVITSIAEQTNLLALNATIEAARAGDSGKGFAVVANEVKELAKETARATDEISSRIAAIQEDAGNASDVISRIGEIIQQIDSYQTTVAAAVDEQTATTREIANSVQASATGSSEITNQIAEFVASAASSRSSAEQVGASVESLNAIVVRVNGLVAVYQNGKKSYSKE, encoded by the coding sequence GTGAAGAATCTGGCAGAGCTGGGCAGGGCTGACGTTTCCATATTGTCCACTGCCAATGATGACGAAAAGCGACTGGCGGATGAACAGTCCGCCAAGGCGGAGAGTATTTACCGACTCGAGCAACAAAAATTTCATTGCCGTATCGACAAATTCTTTATCTGTTTGTTTTGTGTCCAGTGGCCAGCAGCCGTTCTATTAGCGCTTTACATGACGCCGACTACCTGGGCGGGCAGTCAGAGTTCCGTTCATCTACACGTGTTCATAGCGGTCGGTCTCGGAGGTTTATTGACGCTGTTTCCTGCGTGGTTGGCTCGAAGCAGGCCCGGAAGTCCAGTTACTCGACATGTCATTGCTGCTTCTACCATGCTGTTCACTGCCATTTTCATTCATCTGTCCGGTGGTCGCGACGAGGGGCATTTTCACTTCTTCATGATGATGGCCTTTATCGCTCTGTATTTTGATTGGCGAGTTGTTCTGACCGGTATTGTTGTTGGCGCGCTGGATCATGTCCTGCGATCCGTCCTGTTTCCGATGTCCATATTCGGTGTGTTGCAAACTCCCTGGTTTCAGCTGCTTCGACACGTGGGTTGGGTGGGTTTTGAAGGCGCAGTGCTGTTTTATGCATGCAGGCTAATTGACATTGACAAGCGCCGCGCCGCTTCACAGCTTGCCATCAGCCAGTCAAGAGCTGCAGAGAACATACGATTGCTGGAGCAGAATGAACTGGTTAATGTTGAAAAAGCAGCTCAACAAGCGCAAGCAGCCGAATTGGCTGCAGAAAAACGCCGGGTACAGAAAGAGTTGTTGGCAACTGCCGAGGATAATGTCCGTGAGGAAAAACAGGCTGCTGAAAGCCTGCGACTTCAAGTACATTCCCTGCTGCAAAGCGTCAATCAGGCTGTCGCTGGAAATCTTGAGGCCACTATTGAAGTCAAGGGCGATGATTCTCTTGGGCAGATTGGTCAGGGACTGGAACGATTGCTCCAGTCATTGAGTCATGCCTTTGTCGAAATCGGAGCCAACACCAATACGTTGGCGGAAGCGGCTAACGAGCTGGCTCTGACCAGTCGTGAGCTCAATCATGATGCGACAGAAACATCGGTACGTGTCGAGCGGGTAGCCAGTAGTGCTGCGCTTATCAACAATTGCGTCCAGAGTACCGCCGTGTCGACTGAAGAGATGAACGTCGCCATTCGAGAGGTGGCACGCTGTGCATCTGACGCGGTCACGGTCGGACAAGATGCGGTGGCATTGGCTGAACAGGCAAATACGACAGTCGGCCAATTGAGCGAGTCCAGTACGGGTATTGGTAATGTGCTCAAGGTCATTACCTCGATTGCCGAGCAAACCAATCTGCTGGCATTGAATGCCACCATCGAAGCGGCGCGCGCGGGGGATTCGGGCAAGGGCTTTGCCGTGGTGGCAAATGAGGTCAAGGAGCTGGCCAAGGAGACAGCTCGGGCAACTGACGAGATCTCGTCACGCATCGCCGCGATTCAGGAAGATGCGGGTAATGCCAGCGATGTCATCTCCAGAATCGGCGAAATAATCCAACAGATCGATAGTTACCAGACAACAGTCGCCGCGGCTGTGGACGAGCAGACAGCGACTACGCGAGAGATTGCCAATAGCGTGCAGGCCAGTGCCACGGGTAGCTCGGAGATCACCAATCAGATAGCCGAATTTGTAGCCAGCGCAGCAAGCTCCAGAAGTAGTGCCGAACAGGTCGGCGCTTCGGTGGAGTCGCTTAACGCGATCGTGGTTCGTGTCAACGGTCTGGTAGCGGTCTATCAGAATGGCAAGAAGAGCTATTCAAAGGAATAG
- a CDS encoding cytochrome P460 family protein: MKHTKLAVTVIAIGFLLGGCGIAERAKDLTSKHDADSVAAPGLKDGELAVPSNYREWPVFLADIDKVDAKQIRDIYISPIGSKTKEGEAFPVGTIAVMEIWNPQMSAAGNLEMDSNGKLIKADLKSVFLMGKSVGAGAMVPESLRNGDWVYASYQADGVTSNGPDATACRACHVPQADKDWVHRYDEYFASRAH, translated from the coding sequence ATGAAGCACACCAAACTGGCAGTCACTGTCATCGCAATAGGCTTTCTTCTTGGCGGCTGCGGCATCGCCGAACGTGCCAAGGACTTGACGAGCAAACACGACGCCGATTCTGTCGCGGCCCCGGGGCTGAAGGATGGCGAGCTTGCCGTGCCTTCGAACTATCGAGAATGGCCGGTCTTTCTGGCAGATATCGACAAGGTCGATGCCAAACAGATTCGCGACATCTACATCAGCCCGATTGGCAGCAAAACCAAGGAAGGTGAAGCCTTTCCAGTAGGCACGATTGCCGTCATGGAAATATGGAACCCGCAGATGTCAGCCGCTGGCAACCTTGAAATGGATAGCAATGGCAAATTGATCAAAGCTGATCTGAAATCTGTGTTCCTTATGGGCAAAAGTGTCGGGGCCGGTGCCATGGTTCCGGAAAGCCTGCGCAATGGCGACTGGGTCTACGCCTCCTACCAGGCTGATGGAGTGACCTCCAATGGCCCTGATGCCACCGCCTGTCGTGCCTGTCACGTTCCACAGGCAGATAAAGACTGGGTACATCGCTATGACGAGTATTTTGCCAGCCGCGCTCATTAG
- a CDS encoding SOS response-associated peptidase: protein MCGRVNVSDNDGVRLLLESLGMKTWPTRDPRFNIAPTQTLDVVMLDAQLSLQPMSWGVSMLLPGKNGMVTRRVQNARDDKLWSSRLWKPLMESQRVLVPINGFYEWKRQDKKLVSAYYMTPAQASAMFLAGIYKRSTTEADKLEVSVVTISANDAMSMVHDRMPVLLLSANEAMAWLQEGDRQSLDALIKPASNDALTFTEVSNYVNKSTNEGAECIQPVSSEPEFQLTPK from the coding sequence ATGTGCGGCAGAGTCAATGTATCCGATAACGACGGGGTTCGTCTGTTGCTGGAGTCACTGGGCATGAAGACCTGGCCAACACGAGATCCTCGCTTCAATATTGCTCCAACCCAGACACTGGATGTCGTCATGCTGGATGCGCAGCTGTCACTGCAGCCCATGAGCTGGGGTGTGTCGATGCTGTTGCCTGGCAAGAATGGCATGGTAACTCGTCGCGTTCAGAACGCCCGTGATGACAAATTGTGGTCGTCGCGGTTGTGGAAACCTCTGATGGAAAGTCAGCGAGTGCTGGTTCCCATCAATGGATTCTACGAATGGAAGCGGCAGGACAAGAAGCTGGTGTCAGCCTATTACATGACGCCGGCACAGGCTTCGGCCATGTTTCTGGCAGGCATCTACAAGCGATCCACAACCGAGGCTGACAAGCTGGAGGTCTCCGTGGTCACAATCTCGGCAAATGATGCCATGAGCATGGTGCATGATCGTATGCCCGTTTTGCTGCTATCTGCCAACGAGGCCATGGCCTGGCTGCAGGAGGGGGACAGGCAGTCGCTGGATGCATTGATAAAACCTGCCAGTAACGATGCACTGACTTTTACCGAAGTGAGCAATTATGTGAACAAAAGCACGAATGAAGGCGCCGAATGCATCCAGCCGGTCAGTTCCGAGCCAGAATTTCAGTTAACTCCGAAGTGA